The following coding sequences are from one Lysinibacillus sp. FSL W8-0992 window:
- a CDS encoding AzlC family ABC transporter permease, which produces MTSTTDLHNESTTSTDDSFLQGVKDCVPTLLGYISIGLAFGVVGSASGLSVVEIALLTILVYAGSAQFIFCALLLTSSPASAIIVTIFIVNLRHLLMSLTLAPHFTRYSMLRNVGFGTLLTDETFGVAVTKQMQNGKLHGKWMDGLNITAYAFWILSCVAGAFLGQWVANPEKWGLDFALIAMFVALLVLQLSSVGKNKIMHYLMLIGYMVVIMYGLSYLVPSHLAVLLATVIVATIGVVTDK; this is translated from the coding sequence ATGACAAGCACAACAGATCTTCATAATGAATCAACAACCTCTACAGACGATAGCTTCCTACAAGGAGTAAAAGATTGTGTACCTACTTTACTCGGTTATATTAGTATAGGACTGGCATTCGGTGTTGTAGGTTCCGCTTCTGGACTATCTGTAGTTGAAATTGCATTACTAACAATTCTCGTTTACGCGGGTTCTGCGCAGTTTATTTTTTGCGCACTTTTGCTAACGAGTAGTCCTGCCTCTGCTATCATTGTAACCATTTTTATCGTAAATCTACGTCATTTATTAATGAGTTTAACATTGGCACCTCATTTTACGCGCTATTCTATGCTACGAAATGTCGGATTCGGGACATTATTAACAGACGAAACATTTGGTGTAGCCGTAACCAAACAAATGCAAAATGGTAAATTACATGGCAAATGGATGGATGGACTGAATATCACAGCGTACGCATTTTGGATTTTATCTTGCGTCGCAGGTGCTTTTTTAGGACAATGGGTGGCAAATCCCGAAAAGTGGGGCTTAGACTTTGCATTAATCGCCATGTTTGTTGCTTTACTAGTGCTACAGCTTAGTAGCGTTGGAAAAAATAAAATCATGCATTACCTTATGTTAATTGGCTATATGGTGGTCATTATGTATGGCTTATCTTATCTCGTTCCTTCGCATTTAGCTGTGCTACTTGCAACTGTTATTGTAGCTACGATTGGGGTGGTGACAGATAAATGA
- a CDS encoding AzlD domain-containing protein has translation MTTTASMVWLIIGCALVTWLPRIIPFMFVRSVKLPDVVLKWLSFIPVCILSALVIENLLDTESKSFVTLDWPVFLTFVPTLIIALVTKSLSITVVAGVIIMAAVRFIM, from the coding sequence ATGACGACAACAGCTTCTATGGTATGGCTTATTATCGGTTGTGCATTGGTTACATGGTTACCCCGTATTATACCGTTTATGTTTGTGCGCAGTGTGAAACTGCCAGATGTAGTTTTAAAATGGCTAAGTTTTATTCCAGTTTGTATTCTTAGTGCCCTTGTTATCGAAAATTTATTGGATACTGAAAGCAAAAGTTTCGTTACACTGGATTGGCCTGTCTTTTTAACTTTTGTGCCTACACTTATCATTGCACTAGTCACAAAAAGCTTATCGATTACAGTTGTGGCAGGCGTTATAATAATGGCTGCTGTAAGATTCATTATGTAA
- a CDS encoding CsbA family protein, giving the protein MDLYGKMMLALFFPALLVLLFTRITYNRYVALGLAIALIAASVYAGYTSPPIIFVVDAFSLTFGFWLASKMQKK; this is encoded by the coding sequence ATAGATCTATATGGGAAAATGATGCTAGCATTATTTTTCCCAGCATTACTCGTGTTATTGTTTACACGTATTACGTATAACCGTTATGTGGCGTTAGGTTTAGCTATAGCACTTATTGCCGCTTCAGTATATGCAGGTTATACTTCCCCACCTATTATTTTTGTTGTAGATGCTTTTTCGTTAACTTTTGGTTTTTGGTTGGCGAGCAAAATGCAAAAAAAATAA
- a CDS encoding PDZ domain-containing protein: MVSNILIEIVTAIGRFLLNPVVYMAIVVAILLGYRRVKQERRFFNRRIIWGWTELIGQWKRGWPYALVISLISLGFGLTVPKPFLLILMAISLLGLLLFFINVLSPIYTMAIATLTLWAMYQYNWSFSWWKLSLEGVDLLAGAIVTITIITGLCVIVEGMFIRRTAKQVITPAIENTKRGMQAIVYRTRNVWVLPIFFIIPGNIIPSSLPYWPQFTLGDNHFAFVLFPVVIGFSKLLRKELPVVQLPKIGRSVLLLGQLILIGGLASFLAPIIGYITLAVGALIRIIISIYYALQDKTESYAVAPSTKGAIIAAVLPDSPAEKMGLLAGECIRKVNGHTITTEVELYEALQSNAAHCRLEVLDRNNEIRLTQHVIYSNDHYRIGLLLAEPREL, encoded by the coding sequence ATGGTTAGTAACATATTAATAGAAATTGTAACAGCGATTGGCCGCTTTTTACTTAATCCAGTAGTTTATATGGCGATAGTGGTTGCTATCTTATTAGGGTATAGACGTGTAAAGCAAGAGCGAAGATTTTTTAACAGACGTATTATTTGGGGTTGGACAGAGCTGATAGGACAATGGAAGCGTGGATGGCCTTATGCATTAGTCATTTCACTAATAAGTCTAGGTTTCGGGCTCACTGTACCCAAACCTTTTTTACTAATTTTAATGGCTATATCTTTACTAGGTCTCTTGTTATTTTTCATCAATGTATTGTCACCAATTTACACAATGGCAATCGCGACTCTTACATTGTGGGCAATGTACCAGTATAACTGGTCGTTCTCCTGGTGGAAGCTTTCGTTGGAAGGCGTCGATTTATTAGCAGGGGCTATTGTTACAATTACGATCATAACAGGGCTATGTGTAATAGTAGAAGGCATGTTTATTCGCCGTACTGCTAAACAAGTTATCACACCTGCTATCGAAAATACAAAACGTGGCATGCAGGCTATCGTCTATCGAACAAGGAATGTCTGGGTGTTACCTATTTTCTTTATTATTCCAGGTAATATCATCCCATCATCACTGCCATATTGGCCGCAGTTTACGTTGGGAGATAATCACTTTGCATTCGTATTATTCCCTGTAGTTATCGGTTTTTCAAAGCTGTTAAGGAAAGAATTACCCGTTGTGCAGTTGCCAAAAATAGGGCGCTCAGTCTTATTGTTAGGACAGCTGATTTTAATAGGTGGACTTGCATCATTTTTGGCACCGATTATTGGTTATATAACATTAGCGGTAGGGGCATTAATTCGGATCATAATATCAATTTATTATGCTTTGCAAGATAAAACGGAATCGTATGCGGTTGCCCCAAGTACAAAGGGAGCTATTATTGCTGCGGTGCTTCCTGATTCGCCAGCAGAAAAAATGGGCTTACTTGCAGGGGAATGTATTCGTAAAGTAAACGGACACACGATTACTACAGAAGTTGAATTATATGAAGCTTTACAATCAAATGCTGCACATTGTCGTTTAGAGGTGCTAGACCGTAATAACGAAATTCGCCTTACGCAGCATGTAATTTACAGCAATGACCATTATCGAATTGGGTTATTGTTGGCGGAGCCGAGGGAACTATGA
- a CDS encoding S41 family peptidase produces the protein MRKITAGVGVLVSSLLIGSGFYFDLFDFDGGEKKVQVAEVDSINEALQLIEKKSVYSTKKEELVEGALRGMADAIKDPYSTYYTKEEAEQHRQMLAEERVGIGIELTENNGKFIVVSPVRSSPAEKAGMRSLDEIVQVDGVKVDGKTMSELMHLIQGDKGTKITIVVYRPSEDKHIKMTMERAAISNKTVTSEVVKVEDTSIGYIEISLFGEKTANEWVAETSKLLRKDVEGLVVDVRDNPGGYLHSVAALLSTILENGKVFAYMQNAEGAMEPLKTESKGFDEKYLATMNKIPIVIIQNGGSASASEVLSGALKGWNRASLVGVKSFGKGTVQESWSLANGGELKLSTNKWLTPKREWIHGKGIEASLVIEQNELFAFQLHPLTGQFKIGNMSEEIAYTQKALQKLGYQIDRLDGYLDETTQEAVKLYRKQKELPPADNDVYVDSTFFNSLNGTLKAYKEDRQNDLQFQMATSFLLHNIEQ, from the coding sequence TTGCGCAAAATTACGGCAGGAGTCGGGGTACTTGTCAGCAGTTTATTGATAGGTAGTGGATTTTACTTTGACTTGTTTGATTTTGATGGAGGAGAGAAAAAAGTGCAAGTCGCAGAAGTTGATTCGATTAACGAAGCTTTGCAACTAATCGAAAAGAAATCTGTATATAGCACTAAAAAAGAAGAATTAGTAGAAGGTGCTTTACGTGGTATGGCAGATGCAATTAAGGACCCGTATAGTACCTATTACACGAAGGAAGAGGCTGAGCAACATCGACAAATGCTAGCAGAAGAAAGAGTTGGCATCGGTATTGAACTGACAGAAAATAATGGAAAGTTTATTGTTGTATCGCCTGTTCGTTCGTCACCAGCAGAAAAGGCTGGAATGCGCTCTCTCGATGAAATTGTACAAGTTGATGGCGTAAAAGTAGATGGGAAAACAATGAGTGAACTAATGCATTTAATTCAAGGTGACAAAGGGACAAAAATTACAATTGTTGTTTATCGTCCAAGTGAGGATAAGCATATTAAAATGACGATGGAACGTGCTGCAATCTCCAATAAAACCGTAACGAGTGAGGTAGTGAAGGTTGAGGATACTTCGATAGGATATATAGAAATCTCGTTATTTGGTGAGAAGACAGCAAATGAGTGGGTTGCAGAAACAAGTAAGCTACTACGCAAAGATGTAGAAGGGCTCGTTGTTGACGTTCGTGATAATCCTGGAGGCTATTTACATAGCGTCGCAGCGCTACTAAGTACAATTTTAGAAAATGGTAAAGTATTTGCCTATATGCAAAATGCAGAGGGGGCTATGGAACCATTAAAAACTGAATCGAAAGGCTTTGATGAAAAATATTTAGCTACGATGAATAAAATTCCGATTGTCATTATTCAAAATGGTGGTAGTGCATCAGCTAGTGAAGTACTCAGTGGAGCATTAAAAGGCTGGAATCGTGCTTCCCTTGTCGGCGTTAAAAGTTTTGGTAAGGGCACAGTGCAGGAATCATGGTCTCTTGCAAATGGGGGAGAACTAAAGCTATCGACAAATAAATGGCTTACGCCAAAACGTGAATGGATTCATGGGAAGGGCATTGAAGCTAGTTTAGTTATTGAACAAAACGAGTTATTTGCGTTCCAATTGCATCCATTAACAGGGCAATTCAAAATAGGCAATATGAGCGAGGAAATCGCGTATACACAAAAAGCATTGCAAAAGCTTGGTTATCAAATTGACCGATTAGATGGGTATTTAGATGAGACAACTCAAGAGGCAGTAAAACTTTATCGTAAGCAGAAGGAATTACCGCCAGCAGATAATGATGTATATGTAGATTCTACATTCTTCAATAGTTTAAATGGAACGTTAAAGGCTTATAAAGAAGATCGTCAAAATGACTTGCAATTCCAAATGGCAACAAGCTTCCTGTTGCACAATATTGAGCAATAG
- a CDS encoding peroxiredoxin family protein — translation MKKNIGLLMVVLLIAAMIGTYVKQQIDKEREIETASLGKEVEERTIGLKKGDTPPDLTLTNLDGEKVTLSKLRGKKVVLNFWATWCPPCKAEMPHMQNYYDQYAKEDNVEILAVNLTSAERDVTADAKIDSVMTFRDGFELTFPILLDPENVAGSDYQVITIPTTYFIDSTGAIQQAIEGPMNIEMLKNTVEALD, via the coding sequence ATGAAAAAAAATATTGGGTTACTTATGGTTGTGTTGTTAATAGCTGCGATGATTGGTACATATGTTAAACAGCAAATTGATAAAGAGCGCGAAATTGAAACGGCCTCACTTGGTAAAGAAGTAGAGGAACGGACAATTGGGTTGAAAAAAGGAGATACACCGCCAGATTTAACGTTAACTAATTTAGATGGTGAAAAAGTGACGTTAAGTAAGTTACGCGGAAAAAAAGTAGTATTAAATTTTTGGGCAACATGGTGTCCACCGTGTAAAGCTGAAATGCCACATATGCAAAATTATTACGATCAATATGCAAAAGAGGATAATGTTGAAATTTTAGCAGTCAATTTAACGTCAGCCGAGCGAGACGTAACAGCTGATGCGAAAATTGATTCAGTCATGACATTTAGAGATGGTTTTGAACTTACATTCCCGATTTTACTTGATCCAGAAAATGTTGCTGGTTCAGATTATCAGGTCATTACAATTCCAACAACGTATTTCATTGATTCAACTGGGGCTATTCAGCAAGCGATAGAAGGCCCAATGAACATCGAAATGTTAAAAAACACTGTTGAAGCATTAGATTAA
- a CDS encoding murein hydrolase activator EnvC family protein, producing the protein MKSKAKNTIKAFAATTALLLIIQTPTAYATSLTDLKEEKKQVETKKNQLNSSISNKENAISANEEKQQKLLDQIQALNAEIETTNSSIKNVLAEIQSTNAEIKELEGTIEELLRKIEERDLLLQDRARAIQAGGSVSYLDVLLGSNSFVDFIDRFSAVNALLEADRQIIRDQKQDKQTLEEQKQVLESKRQKLEEQKAKLERLKASLDGQKKEKNTLVEQLEKEQAKLKSEKVLLEKEYSEALEISAELQQQIISEQNRLAEVARQQEAKRKAAAAAAAAAGNSGSGGSTVNAPASDGTWIKPTNGRLTSPYGWRNLGAGPEFHYGVDLANKTGTPIWAAADGVVSYAAPLSSYGNVVILTHSIDGKIYTTVYAHLSAFNVSVGDEVSQGQQIAAMGSTGRSTGPHLHFEVHIGSWQGQAVGSVNPLKYIPL; encoded by the coding sequence ATGAAAAGTAAGGCAAAAAACACAATTAAAGCATTTGCAGCAACAACGGCACTACTTCTTATTATCCAAACTCCAACAGCGTATGCAACTAGTTTAACGGATTTAAAAGAAGAGAAAAAACAAGTAGAAACAAAGAAAAATCAATTAAATTCTTCTATTAGCAATAAAGAAAATGCAATTAGTGCAAATGAAGAAAAGCAACAAAAATTACTAGATCAAATTCAAGCGTTAAACGCTGAAATCGAAACTACAAATAGTAGTATTAAAAATGTATTGGCAGAAATTCAATCTACAAATGCAGAGATAAAAGAATTAGAAGGTACAATTGAAGAGCTTCTTCGCAAAATTGAAGAGCGTGATTTATTATTACAAGATCGTGCACGTGCAATTCAAGCTGGGGGCTCAGTTAGCTATTTAGATGTGCTACTAGGTTCTAATAGCTTCGTAGATTTCATCGACCGCTTCTCCGCTGTAAATGCATTACTTGAAGCGGATCGTCAAATTATTCGCGATCAAAAACAGGACAAGCAAACATTAGAAGAGCAAAAGCAAGTACTAGAAAGTAAACGTCAAAAGCTTGAAGAGCAGAAAGCAAAGCTAGAGCGTCTAAAAGCATCATTAGATGGACAGAAAAAAGAGAAAAACACTTTAGTTGAACAGTTAGAAAAAGAACAAGCAAAACTAAAGTCAGAAAAAGTATTACTTGAAAAAGAATATTCAGAGGCGCTTGAAATTAGTGCTGAATTACAGCAGCAAATTATTTCAGAGCAAAACCGATTAGCGGAAGTAGCTCGTCAACAAGAGGCAAAACGTAAAGCAGCAGCCGCTGCTGCAGCTGCAGCAGGGAACTCAGGCTCTGGCGGCTCTACAGTGAATGCTCCAGCTTCGGATGGAACATGGATTAAACCAACAAATGGTCGTTTAACATCACCATATGGCTGGCGTAATCTTGGTGCTGGTCCTGAATTCCATTATGGAGTTGACCTTGCCAATAAAACAGGTACGCCAATTTGGGCAGCGGCTGACGGTGTCGTATCTTACGCCGCACCACTTAGCTCTTACGGAAATGTGGTTATTTTAACACACTCTATTGATGGAAAAATATATACAACAGTTTATGCACATTTAAGTGCATTTAATGTTAGTGTTGGTGACGAAGTAAGCCAAGGACAGCAAATCGCAGCAATGGGTAGTACAGGTCGCTCAACAGGACCACACTTACACTTTGAAGTGCACATCGGCTCTTGGCAAGGACAAGCAGTTGGTAGTGTGAATCCACTAAAATATATTCCATTGTAA
- the ftsX gene encoding permease-like cell division protein FtsX — MKFNTVKRHFRESIKSLGRNSWMTIASVSAVTVTLILVGVFSLIMMNLNKVASDLENDVEIKVLIDETADEAAEKALLAKIEKLPDVAEFTYSTKEDELTKLVKDFGDDFKLFEQSNPLRNVIYVKATDPQQTATVAKTINKYEYTYDVKYGEGKVEKLFNFLNISRNVGLVLILGLLFTAIFLISNTIRITIIARRDEIEIMKLVGATNSFVRIPFLLEGMWLGILGSIVPIAVIATLYHNVYRIIAPRLQGELVQLLSFSPLVYQVSGLLLLIGVLIGIWGSFMSVRKFLKV; from the coding sequence ATGAAATTTAATACGGTAAAACGACACTTTCGAGAGAGTATAAAATCACTTGGTCGTAATAGTTGGATGACAATTGCTTCTGTCAGCGCGGTTACAGTGACTTTGATATTAGTAGGTGTATTCTCGCTAATTATGATGAACTTAAATAAAGTAGCATCAGATTTAGAGAACGATGTTGAAATAAAAGTGTTAATCGATGAAACAGCAGATGAAGCTGCTGAAAAAGCATTGCTAGCAAAAATAGAAAAATTGCCTGATGTTGCGGAATTTACTTATTCCACAAAGGAAGACGAATTGACAAAGTTAGTGAAAGATTTTGGGGATGACTTTAAGCTTTTTGAGCAAAGTAACCCGTTACGAAATGTTATTTATGTGAAGGCAACAGATCCACAGCAAACTGCCACGGTTGCAAAGACAATTAATAAGTATGAATATACATACGATGTGAAGTACGGTGAAGGTAAGGTAGAAAAACTTTTCAACTTCTTAAATATTAGTCGTAATGTAGGTCTTGTGCTGATTTTAGGGTTATTATTCACAGCTATTTTCTTAATTTCTAATACGATTCGTATTACGATAATCGCACGACGCGATGAAATCGAAATTATGAAACTAGTAGGTGCAACAAATTCGTTTGTGCGTATTCCATTTCTTTTAGAAGGTATGTGGCTGGGGATATTAGGTTCTATCGTCCCGATTGCGGTTATCGCAACACTTTATCACAATGTATATAGAATTATTGCACCTCGTTTACAAGGTGAGCTTGTTCAGCTTCTTAGCTTCTCACCACTTGTTTATCAAGTAAGTGGTCTACTATTGCTTATTGGTGTGCTTATTGGTATTTGGGGAAGCTTCATGTCTGTACGTAAATTTTTAAAAGTTTAA
- the ftsE gene encoding cell division ATP-binding protein FtsE: protein MIEMKNVTKKYPNGVVATNGISVNIKQGEFVYVVGPSGAGKSTFIKLMYREEKATSGEITVNGINLGDLKNKKVPFLRRQLGVVFQDFKLLPRLNVYENVAFALEVIEEEPVEIRRRVMEVLDLVGLKHKARMFPNELSGGEQQRVSIARSIVNVPKVVIADEPTGNLDPETSWEIMNLFEEINARGTTIVMATHNREIVNTIRRRVIAIEGGMIVRDEHGGDYGYEI from the coding sequence ATGATAGAAATGAAAAATGTGACAAAGAAGTATCCGAATGGTGTAGTTGCGACAAATGGCATTTCGGTTAATATAAAACAAGGTGAATTTGTCTATGTTGTTGGTCCAAGTGGTGCAGGTAAATCGACATTTATCAAGTTAATGTACCGTGAGGAAAAAGCAACTTCAGGTGAAATTACTGTTAATGGTATTAATTTAGGTGATTTAAAAAATAAAAAAGTACCTTTCTTGCGCCGTCAACTCGGTGTAGTTTTCCAAGATTTCAAATTACTTCCAAGATTAAATGTCTATGAAAACGTAGCATTTGCGTTAGAGGTAATTGAAGAGGAACCAGTTGAAATCCGACGTCGAGTTATGGAAGTTTTAGATCTTGTTGGATTAAAGCATAAGGCAAGAATGTTCCCGAACGAACTTTCTGGTGGAGAACAGCAACGTGTTTCTATTGCTCGTTCTATTGTGAACGTACCAAAAGTAGTAATTGCAGATGAACCAACAGGGAATCTAGACCCTGAGACATCTTGGGAGATTATGAATTTGTTTGAAGAAATTAATGCACGGGGAACGACAATTGTAATGGCAACCCACAACCGCGAAATTGTGAATACCATTCGTCGTCGAGTTATAGCGATTGAAGGCGGTATGATTGTCCGTGATGAGCACGGAGGTGACTACGGCTATGAAATTTAA
- a CDS encoding DUF4097 family beta strand repeat-containing protein, producing the protein MQNERQRILELVEKGTISAQEAITLLEALEQPSKSTQSSNDVSNMGQQSSTEKESIFKDPEFKEEQKKKDADFTKNFQEEMHDFRKDLSQIGSIFMDMMNTAVKKVKEFDVSSPFGDKFEFTHTEELAAENVENVIVELPNGNFSLETCEGDNFQVICKVKAPLLNDNEEETRNHFLEQFVVKNEEGSLRILSQLKLVQVNVQLLVPKEKLDKLSVRLMNGSVALQDIELDQLKLKTLNGAIKGSKLVFTKAEVDSSNGSIELTDVRGKDLEAETLNGRVYLDGALDEVEAKSINGHVVVTTCSSNSSKIKAHTVAGAVEIYVPRTMSLSGKIVTNFGKVDVGIQDTSKIETQDQFLTKVVRFDKEVENANRLFIEGESKTGAVLIRYTTTDEQQM; encoded by the coding sequence ATGCAAAATGAACGTCAACGAATTTTAGAACTTGTGGAAAAAGGTACAATTTCAGCGCAAGAGGCGATTACATTATTAGAAGCATTAGAGCAACCTAGCAAGTCCACTCAAAGTAGTAACGATGTGTCGAATATGGGTCAGCAATCCTCAACAGAGAAGGAATCTATCTTTAAAGATCCAGAGTTTAAAGAAGAACAAAAGAAAAAAGATGCAGACTTCACTAAAAATTTCCAAGAGGAAATGCATGATTTTCGTAAAGATTTATCGCAAATCGGTTCAATCTTTATGGATATGATGAATACGGCAGTTAAAAAAGTAAAAGAATTCGATGTTTCTTCGCCATTTGGAGATAAATTTGAGTTTACACATACAGAAGAACTAGCGGCAGAGAATGTAGAAAATGTCATTGTTGAATTACCGAACGGCAATTTTTCATTAGAAACGTGTGAAGGTGATAACTTCCAAGTCATTTGTAAAGTAAAGGCACCGCTACTTAATGATAACGAGGAAGAAACACGTAATCATTTCTTGGAACAATTTGTTGTGAAGAACGAGGAAGGCTCACTTAGAATTTTAAGTCAGCTTAAGCTTGTGCAGGTGAATGTACAATTACTTGTGCCAAAGGAAAAGTTAGATAAATTGTCAGTCCGTTTAATGAACGGTAGTGTTGCCTTGCAAGATATCGAGCTAGATCAATTAAAACTTAAAACACTTAATGGTGCGATTAAGGGCTCTAAGCTAGTATTTACGAAGGCAGAAGTGGATTCATCGAATGGCTCGATCGAACTAACTGATGTACGTGGTAAAGATCTAGAAGCAGAAACATTGAATGGTCGTGTTTATTTAGATGGGGCTTTAGATGAAGTAGAAGCAAAATCTATAAATGGACATGTTGTTGTGACAACATGCTCTAGTAATTCATCAAAAATTAAAGCACATACAGTTGCTGGAGCTGTAGAAATATATGTACCTCGAACAATGTCTTTAAGCGGAAAAATTGTCACAAACTTCGGCAAAGTGGATGTAGGTATTCAAGATACGTCGAAAATTGAAACACAGGATCAATTCTTAACTAAAGTAGTTCGTTTTGATAAAGAAGTGGAAAATGCGAATCGCTTATTTATCGAAGGCGAGTCGAAAACAGGAGCAGTTTTAATTCGTTATACAACTACTGACGAGCAACAAATGTAA